One genomic window of Streptomyces sp. NBC_01498 includes the following:
- a CDS encoding F0F1 ATP synthase subunit gamma, whose protein sequence is MGAQLRVYKRRIKSVTATKKITKAMEMIAASRIVKAQRQVAASTPYATELTRAVTAVATGSNTKHPLTTEVEAPVRAAVLLVTSDRGLAGGYSSNAIKAAERLTERLRGEGKEVDTYIVGRKGVAYYGFRERTVAESWTGFTDSPTYADAKKVAGPLIAAVQRDTADGGVDELHIVFTEFVSMLTQTPVQNRLLPLSLSDTSETGEDPAKSEILPLFDFEPSAEDVLDALLPRYVESRIYNALLQAAASKHAATRRAMKSATDNAGDLIKSLSRLANAARQAEITQEISEIVGGASALADATAGSEK, encoded by the coding sequence ATGGGAGCCCAGCTCCGGGTCTACAAGCGTCGCATCAAATCCGTCACCGCGACCAAGAAGATCACCAAGGCGATGGAGATGATCGCCGCCTCGCGCATCGTCAAGGCGCAGCGCCAGGTGGCGGCCTCCACGCCGTACGCGACCGAGCTCACCCGCGCGGTCACGGCGGTCGCGACCGGATCCAACACGAAGCACCCTCTGACCACGGAGGTCGAGGCGCCGGTCCGGGCCGCGGTCCTGCTCGTCACGAGCGACCGCGGACTGGCGGGCGGCTACTCCTCCAACGCCATCAAGGCGGCGGAGCGGCTCACCGAGCGGCTCAGGGGCGAGGGCAAGGAGGTCGACACGTACATCGTCGGCCGTAAGGGTGTCGCCTACTACGGCTTCCGTGAGCGCACGGTCGCGGAGTCGTGGACCGGCTTCACCGACAGTCCGACCTACGCGGACGCCAAGAAGGTCGCTGGACCGCTGATCGCGGCGGTCCAGCGGGACACGGCGGACGGCGGTGTGGACGAACTCCACATCGTCTTCACCGAGTTCGTCTCGATGCTGACGCAGACGCCGGTGCAGAACCGGCTGCTGCCCCTCTCCCTCTCCGACACGTCGGAGACGGGCGAGGACCCGGCGAAGAGCGAGATCCTTCCGCTGTTCGACTTCGAGCCGTCGGCGGAGGACGTCCTCGACGCCCTGCTGCCGCGCTACGTCGAGAGCCGTATCTACAACGCGCTGCTCCAGGCCGCCGCCTCCAAGCACGCGGCCACCCGCCGCGCGATGAAGTCGGCGACCGACAACGCCGGGGATCTCATCAAGAGCCTCTCCCGGCTTGCCAACGCGGCCCGCCAGGCCGAAATCACCCAGGAAATCAGCGAGATCGTCGGTGGCGCCAGCGCCCTGGCCGACGCGACCGCGGGGAGTGAAAAGTAA
- the atpA gene encoding F0F1 ATP synthase subunit alpha: protein MAELTIRPEEIRDALENFVQSYKPDAASREEVGTVSVAGDGIAKVEGLPSAMANELLKFEDGTLGLALNLEEREIGAVVLGEFSGIEEGQSVTRTGEVLSVGVGEGYLGRVVDPLGNPIDGLGEIATDSRRALELQAPGVMVRKSVHEPMQTGYKAVDSMVPIGRGQRQLIIGDRQTGKTALAVDTIINQRDNWRSGDVNKQVRCIYVAIGQKGSTIASVRGALEEAGALEYTTIVAAPASDPAGFKYLAPYTGSAIGQHWMYQGKHVLIIFDDLSKQADAYRAVSLLLRRPPGREAYPGDVFYLHSRLLERCAKLSDAMGAGSMTGLPIVETKANDVSAFIPTNVISITDGQCFLESDLFNAGQRPALNVGISVSRVGGSAQHKAMRQVSGRLRVDLAQYRELEAFAAFGSDLDAASKASLQRGSRMVELLKQPQYSPYPVEEQVVSIYAGTTGKMDDVPVEDISRFESELLEHLRRERKELLTSIAEGGKMSDDTLESIGDAIANFKKQFETSDGKLLGDDAPAGVNVSK from the coding sequence ATGGCGGAGCTCACGATCCGGCCGGAGGAGATCCGGGATGCGCTGGAGAATTTTGTCCAGTCGTACAAGCCGGACGCGGCCTCGCGCGAGGAGGTCGGGACGGTCAGCGTTGCCGGTGACGGCATCGCGAAGGTCGAGGGTCTGCCCTCGGCCATGGCCAACGAACTGCTGAAGTTCGAGGACGGGACCCTCGGTCTCGCCCTGAACCTGGAGGAGCGCGAGATCGGCGCGGTCGTCCTCGGCGAGTTCAGCGGTATCGAGGAGGGACAGTCGGTCACCCGTACCGGCGAGGTCCTCTCCGTCGGCGTCGGCGAGGGTTACCTCGGCCGTGTCGTCGACCCGCTCGGCAACCCGATCGACGGCCTCGGCGAGATCGCGACCGACAGCCGCCGCGCCCTGGAGCTCCAGGCTCCGGGCGTCATGGTCCGCAAGTCGGTGCACGAGCCGATGCAGACCGGCTACAAGGCCGTCGACTCGATGGTGCCGATCGGCCGCGGCCAGCGTCAGCTGATCATCGGCGACCGCCAGACCGGCAAGACCGCCCTGGCCGTCGACACCATCATCAACCAGCGCGACAACTGGCGCTCGGGCGACGTGAACAAGCAGGTCCGCTGCATCTACGTCGCCATCGGCCAGAAGGGCTCCACCATCGCGTCCGTACGCGGTGCCCTGGAGGAGGCCGGCGCCCTGGAGTACACGACCATCGTCGCCGCCCCGGCGTCCGACCCGGCGGGCTTCAAGTACCTGGCCCCGTACACCGGTTCGGCCATCGGCCAGCACTGGATGTACCAGGGCAAGCACGTCCTGATCATCTTCGACGACCTGTCGAAGCAGGCCGACGCCTACCGCGCCGTCTCGCTGCTGCTGCGCCGCCCGCCGGGCCGTGAGGCGTACCCGGGTGACGTCTTCTACCTGCACTCGCGTCTGCTGGAGCGCTGCGCCAAGCTCTCCGACGCCATGGGCGCCGGTTCGATGACGGGCCTGCCCATCGTCGAGACCAAGGCGAACGACGTGTCGGCGTTCATCCCGACCAACGTCATCTCCATCACCGACGGCCAGTGCTTCCTGGAGTCCGACCTGTTCAACGCCGGCCAGCGGCCCGCGCTGAACGTCGGTATCTCGGTCTCCCGCGTCGGCGGCTCCGCCCAGCACAAGGCCATGCGCCAGGTGTCGGGCCGGCTCCGGGTGGACCTCGCCCAGTACCGCGAGCTGGAGGCGTTCGCCGCCTTCGGTTCCGACCTGGACGCCGCCTCGAAGGCGTCGCTCCAGCGTGGTTCGCGCATGGTCGAGCTGCTGAAGCAGCCGCAGTACTCGCCGTACCCGGTCGAGGAGCAGGTCGTCTCCATCTACGCCGGCACCACCGGCAAGATGGACGACGTCCCGGTCGAGGACATCAGCCGCTTCGAGAGCGAACTGCTGGAGCACCTGCGCCGCGAGCGCAAGGAGCTGCTCACCAGCATCGCCGAGGGCGGCAAGATGTCGGACGACACTCTTGAGTCCATCGGCGACGCCATCGCCAACTTCAAGAAGCAGTTCGAGACCTCGGACGGCAAGCTTCTGGGCGACGACGCCCCGGCCGGCGTCAACGTCTCCAAGTGA
- a CDS encoding F0F1 ATP synthase subunit delta, translated as MHGASRAALAAARERLDALTDNTSADAAKLADELTAVTALLHREVSLRRVLTDPARSGESKAELAGGLLRGQLGGDTVDLVTGMVRSRWSQPRDLVDAVEELAALAELTAAQRAGGLDDVEDELFRFGRIVESSTDLRAALTDRAATAPAKTALLDSLLGGRANPSTQRLVTRLVSQPRGRSLEAGLQTLSRLAAARRDRMVAVVTSAVPLTEGQKQRLGAALARLYGHPMHLNLDVDPSVLGGISVRVGDEVVNGTIAERLDEAARRFAG; from the coding sequence ATGCACGGAGCGAGCCGCGCGGCGCTGGCCGCCGCACGCGAGCGTCTCGACGCGCTGACCGACAACACGTCGGCCGACGCGGCGAAGCTCGCCGACGAGCTGACCGCCGTCACCGCGCTGCTCCACCGCGAGGTGTCGCTGCGCCGGGTCCTGACCGACCCGGCGCGGTCCGGCGAGTCCAAGGCCGAGCTGGCCGGCGGACTGCTGCGCGGACAGCTGGGCGGCGACACCGTCGACCTGGTCACCGGCATGGTCCGGTCCCGCTGGTCGCAGCCGCGTGACCTGGTCGACGCGGTGGAGGAGCTGGCGGCTCTCGCCGAGCTCACCGCCGCGCAGCGGGCGGGCGGCCTCGACGACGTCGAGGACGAACTGTTCCGGTTCGGCCGCATCGTCGAGTCCAGCACCGACCTCCGGGCCGCGCTGACCGACCGGGCCGCGACGGCACCGGCCAAGACCGCCCTGCTGGACAGTCTGCTGGGCGGCCGGGCCAACCCGAGCACCCAGCGGCTGGTCACGCGCCTGGTGTCCCAGCCCCGAGGACGTAGCCTGGAAGCGGGTCTCCAGACCCTGTCCCGGCTCGCCGCGGCACGCCGGGACCGGATGGTCGCGGTCGTCACGTCGGCGGTTCCGCTCACCGAGGGCCAGAAGCAGCGCCTCGGCGCCGCCCTGGCCAGGCTGTACGGCCACCCGATGCATCTGAACCTCGATGTCGACCCCTCGGTCCTCGGCGGGATCTCGGTCCGCGTCGGCGACGAAGTCGTCAACGGCACGATCGCGGAACGTCTCGACGAGGCGGCACGGCGGTTCGCCGGCTGA
- a CDS encoding F0F1 ATP synthase subunit B, which yields MNPLVQLAAEEDQNPLIPPIPELVIGLLAFVIVFGLLAWKLLPNINKVLDERREAIEGGIEKAEEAKTEAQSVLEQYKAQLAEARHEAARLRQEATEQGATIIQEMKAEGQRQREEIVAAGHAQIEADRKAAAAALRQDLGKLATDLAGKLVGESLEDSARQSRTIDRFLDEIEDGASTVEAAR from the coding sequence GTGAACCCCCTGGTTCAGCTCGCGGCCGAGGAAGATCAGAATCCCCTCATCCCGCCGATTCCCGAGCTCGTCATCGGCCTGCTCGCCTTCGTCATCGTCTTCGGCCTTCTCGCGTGGAAGCTCCTCCCGAACATCAACAAGGTTCTGGACGAGCGGCGCGAGGCCATCGAGGGTGGCATCGAGAAGGCCGAAGAGGCCAAGACCGAGGCGCAGAGCGTCCTGGAGCAGTACAAGGCCCAGCTCGCCGAGGCGCGCCACGAGGCCGCTCGTCTCCGTCAGGAGGCGACCGAGCAGGGCGCCACCATCATCCAGGAGATGAAGGCGGAGGGGCAGCGGCAGCGCGAGGAGATCGTCGCCGCCGGTCACGCCCAGATCGAGGCCGACCGCAAGGCCGCCGCCGCGGCGCTGCGCCAGGACCTGGGCAAGCTCGCGACCGACCTCGCCGGCAAGCTCGTCGGGGAGTCCCTCGAGGACAGCGCCCGGCAGAGCCGCACCATCGACCGCTTCCTCGACGAGATCGAGGACGGCGCGTCGACGGTCGAGGCGGCCCGATGA
- the atpE gene encoding ATP synthase F0 subunit C → MSQTLAAVSGSLGSIGYGLAAIGPGVGVGIIFGNGTQALARQPEAAGLIRANQILGFAFCEALALIGLVMPFVYGK, encoded by the coding sequence ATGTCCCAGACTCTTGCCGCTGTTAGTGGTTCGCTCGGCTCCATCGGCTACGGTCTCGCCGCCATCGGCCCCGGCGTCGGCGTCGGCATCATCTTCGGTAACGGCACCCAGGCCCTCGCCCGTCAGCCCGAGGCGGCCGGCCTGATCCGCGCCAACCAGATCCTCGGCTTCGCGTTCTGTGAGGCGCTCGCCCTGATCGGTCTCGTCATGCCGTTCGTCTACGGCAAGTGA
- the atpB gene encoding F0F1 ATP synthase subunit A has translation MSADPTQVLAFETDCHIFDGCGFPAPGLHSFLFKPIWGDGDSSLYFNKTMLLALLGSIIIIAFFWAAFRSPKVVPGKLQMIAEAGYDFIRRGVVHETIGKREGEKYVPLIVSLFFFVWMMNLWSIIPIAQFPVTSIIAYPVGLALIVYVLWVSLTFKRHGFVGAFKNFTGYDKSLGPVLPLAMLIEFFSNLLVRPFTHAVRLFANMFAGHTLLLLFTIASWYLLNGIGIAYAGVSFLMVLVMTAFELFIQALQAYVFVLLTCTFIQGALAENH, from the coding sequence GTGAGTGCTGACCCGACGCAGGTGCTCGCCTTCGAGACCGACTGCCACATCTTCGACGGCTGTGGCTTCCCGGCCCCCGGCCTGCATTCGTTCCTGTTCAAGCCCATCTGGGGCGACGGGGACAGCAGCTTGTACTTCAACAAGACGATGCTGCTGGCGCTTCTCGGCTCGATCATCATCATCGCCTTCTTCTGGGCGGCCTTCCGCAGCCCGAAGGTTGTCCCGGGCAAGCTCCAGATGATCGCCGAAGCGGGTTACGACTTCATCCGGCGCGGCGTCGTCCACGAGACGATCGGCAAGCGGGAGGGCGAGAAGTACGTCCCCCTGATCGTCTCGCTGTTCTTCTTCGTCTGGATGATGAACCTCTGGTCGATCATTCCGATCGCCCAGTTCCCGGTGACATCGATCATCGCCTACCCCGTCGGCCTCGCACTCATCGTCTACGTGCTGTGGGTCTCGCTGACCTTCAAGCGGCACGGCTTCGTCGGTGCCTTCAAGAACTTCACCGGCTACGACAAGTCGCTCGGCCCGGTGCTGCCGCTGGCCATGCTCATCGAGTTCTTCTCGAACCTGCTGGTCCGCCCCTTCACCCACGCGGTGCGACTCTTCGCGAACATGTTCGCGGGCCACACACTGCTGCTCCTCTTCACCATCGCGAGCTGGTACCTGCTGAACGGTATCGGCATCGCCTACGCGGGTGTCTCGTTCCTGATGGTGCTCGTCATGACGGCCTTCGAGCTGTTCATCCAGGCCCTTCAGGCTTACGTCTTCGTGCTGCTCACCTGCACCTTCATCCAGGGCGCGCTCGCAGAGAACCACTGA
- a CDS encoding MraY family glycosyltransferase has translation MGQPVRDYLLTLCVTAAVTYLLTGPVRKFAIAIGAMPAIRARDVHREPTPRLGGIAMFFGLCAGLLVASNLQNLGAVFERSNEPRALLSGAALIWLIGVLDDKFEIDALIKLGAQMIAAGVMVMQGLTILWIPVPGVGTVALTDWQGTLLTVALVVITINAVNFVDGLDGLASGMVCIAAAAFFLYAYRIWYGYGIEPAAPATLFAAILMGMCIGFLPHNMHPARIFMGDSGSMLIGLVLATGAISITGQVDPDALKIYADGSTREATHAALPVFIPLLLPLTIIAIPVADLVLAIVRRTWNGQSPFAADRGHLHHRLLEIGHSHSRAVLIMYFWSALIGFGVVLYSVHSSSTMSTMWIVLAVVALSALGLLLLLLPRFTPRAPRWAEAIVPPRYRRRARPAPAEPASAAGEAEREPGEGRPATGSPVAHDSGTAGETADDGVPAAGLTPLPAGVNGATAIGPRSGFPDRRKADSSY, from the coding sequence GTGGGGCAGCCTGTGCGTGATTATCTGCTGACGCTCTGCGTGACGGCCGCGGTGACGTATCTGCTGACCGGCCCGGTGCGGAAGTTCGCCATCGCGATCGGCGCGATGCCCGCGATCCGTGCCCGTGACGTGCACCGCGAACCGACACCGCGTCTCGGCGGCATCGCCATGTTCTTCGGGCTGTGCGCCGGTCTGCTGGTCGCGAGCAATCTGCAGAATCTCGGCGCGGTCTTCGAGCGGTCGAACGAGCCGCGCGCGCTGCTGTCCGGCGCCGCGCTGATCTGGCTGATCGGTGTCCTGGACGACAAGTTCGAGATCGACGCCCTGATCAAGCTCGGCGCGCAGATGATCGCCGCCGGTGTGATGGTGATGCAGGGTCTGACCATCCTGTGGATCCCGGTCCCCGGCGTCGGCACCGTCGCGCTGACGGACTGGCAGGGCACGCTGCTGACGGTGGCCCTCGTCGTGATCACCATCAACGCGGTCAACTTCGTGGACGGCCTCGACGGCCTCGCCTCGGGCATGGTCTGCATCGCGGCGGCGGCGTTCTTCCTGTACGCGTACCGCATCTGGTACGGCTACGGCATCGAGCCCGCCGCGCCCGCGACCCTGTTCGCCGCGATCCTGATGGGCATGTGCATCGGCTTCCTGCCGCACAACATGCATCCGGCCCGGATCTTCATGGGCGACTCCGGTTCCATGCTGATCGGTCTGGTGCTCGCGACGGGCGCCATCTCCATCACCGGCCAGGTCGACCCGGACGCGCTGAAGATCTACGCCGACGGCTCGACCCGTGAGGCCACCCACGCCGCGCTGCCCGTCTTCATCCCGCTGCTGCTGCCGCTGACGATCATCGCGATCCCGGTCGCCGACCTCGTACTCGCGATCGTGCGCCGTACCTGGAACGGCCAGTCGCCGTTCGCCGCCGACCGCGGCCATCTGCACCACCGGCTGCTGGAGATCGGGCACTCGCACAGCAGGGCCGTACTGATCATGTACTTCTGGTCGGCCCTGATCGGCTTCGGTGTGGTGCTGTACTCGGTCCACTCCTCGTCCACCATGTCGACGATGTGGATCGTCCTCGCGGTCGTCGCGCTGAGCGCCCTGGGCCTGCTGCTCCTGCTGCTGCCGCGCTTCACCCCGCGTGCCCCGCGCTGGGCCGAGGCGATCGTCCCGCCCCGCTACCGGCGCCGGGCACGGCCCGCCCCCGCTGAGCCGGCCTCCGCCGCCGGTGAGGCGGAACGGGAGCCGGGCGAGGGCCGGCCGGCCACCGGGTCACCGGTGGCTCACGATTCCGGAACGGCCGGGGAAACGGCGGACGACGGGGTTCCGGCCGCCGGATTGACGCCGCTTCCGGCGGGCGTCAACGGGGCGACCGCGATCGGCCCCCGTTCGGGCTTCCCGGATCGCCGCAAAGCGGACTCGTCGTACTGA
- a CDS encoding arsenate reductase/protein-tyrosine-phosphatase family protein: MTAPEGRGIAGLPDTFRILHVSTGNVCRSPITERLNRHALSDRLGERLTGGLIVESAGTWGHEGASMEANAEAVLADFGADPSGFVGRELLDEHVIRADLVLTATRDHRAQVISMGHSAGLRTFTLKEFTRLVRAIDPATLPDALDEGVVERARALVRAAAALRGWLLAPNAEADEVYDPYGAPITFFRSIGDEIHQALDPVVTALTGVPTRR, translated from the coding sequence TTGACCGCCCCTGAGGGGCGTGGCATAGCGGGACTCCCGGACACCTTCCGCATCCTCCACGTCAGTACGGGCAACGTGTGCCGCTCGCCCATCACCGAGCGGCTGAACCGTCATGCCCTGAGCGACCGGCTCGGCGAGCGGCTGACCGGCGGGCTGATCGTGGAGAGCGCGGGCACCTGGGGGCACGAGGGGGCCTCGATGGAGGCCAACGCGGAGGCCGTCCTGGCGGATTTCGGCGCGGACCCGTCCGGCTTCGTCGGGCGGGAACTGCTGGACGAGCACGTCATCCGCGCCGATCTGGTGCTCACCGCGACCCGGGACCACCGGGCGCAGGTCATTTCGATGGGGCATTCGGCGGGTCTGCGGACCTTCACGCTGAAGGAGTTCACCCGGCTCGTACGGGCCATAGACCCGGCGACGCTGCCCGACGCCCTGGACGAGGGGGTGGTCGAGCGGGCCCGTGCGCTGGTGCGTGCCGCCGCCGCGCTGCGCGGCTGGCTCCTGGCGCCGAACGCGGAGGCGGACGAGGTCTACGACCCGTACGGCGCTCCCATCACCTTCTTCCGGTCGATCGGCGACGAGATCCACCAGGCGCTGGACCCCGTGGTGACGGCGCTCACGGGCGTACCCACCCGGCGCTGA
- a CDS encoding L-threonylcarbamoyladenylate synthase, producing MARRYDCNDATDRTTGLREAASAVRRGELVVLPTDTVYGLGADAFSSEAVADLLDAKGRGRNMPTPVLIGSPNTLHGLVTDFSEQAWELVDAFWPGALTLVARHQPSLQWDLGDTRGTVAIRMPLHPVAIELLTEVGPMAVSSANLTGHPAPEDCDSAQEMLADAVSVYLDGGRTPGIVPSSIVDVTGKVPLLLRAGAVDADELRKVVPDLEVAN from the coding sequence ATGGCACGGCGATACGACTGCAACGACGCGACCGACCGTACGACCGGTCTGCGTGAAGCCGCGTCCGCCGTCCGCCGCGGCGAGCTCGTCGTCCTGCCCACGGACACCGTCTACGGGCTCGGCGCCGACGCCTTCAGCTCCGAGGCCGTCGCCGATCTCCTCGACGCCAAGGGCCGTGGCCGCAACATGCCCACGCCCGTGCTCATCGGCTCGCCCAACACCCTGCACGGCCTCGTCACGGACTTCTCCGAGCAGGCGTGGGAACTGGTCGACGCGTTCTGGCCCGGTGCCCTCACCCTGGTCGCCCGCCACCAGCCCTCGCTCCAGTGGGACCTCGGTGACACCCGTGGCACGGTCGCGATCCGGATGCCGCTGCACCCCGTCGCGATCGAGCTGCTGACCGAGGTCGGCCCGATGGCCGTGTCCAGCGCGAACCTGACCGGACACCCGGCGCCGGAGGACTGCGACAGCGCGCAGGAGATGCTGGCGGACGCGGTGTCCGTGTATCTCGACGGCGGGCGGACCCCCGGCATCGTCCCGTCCTCGATCGTGGACGTGACCGGCAAGGTCCCGCTGCTGCTGCGCGCGGGCGCCGTCGACGCGGACGAGCTGCGCAAGGTCGTACCCGACCTCGAGGTGGCCAATTGA
- the prmC gene encoding peptide chain release factor N(5)-glutamine methyltransferase, whose amino-acid sequence MLLAEVAQATQRLADAGVPSPRFDAEELAAFVHGVKRGELHSVVDEEFDARYWETVARREAREPLQHITGRVFFRYLELQVGPGVFVPRPETESVVGWAIDAVRAMDVVEPLIVDLCSGSGAIALAMAQEVPRSRVHAVELSEDALTWTRRNAEGSRVTVHRGDALTALPDFDGQVDLVISNPPYIPLTEWEYVAPEARDHDPEMALFSGEDGLDTIRGIERTAHRLLRPGGLVVVEHADTQGGQVPWIFSEEAGWADAADHPDLNKRPRFATARKALP is encoded by the coding sequence CTGCTGCTTGCCGAGGTGGCCCAGGCCACCCAGCGGCTGGCGGACGCGGGCGTGCCGTCGCCCCGGTTCGACGCGGAGGAACTCGCCGCGTTCGTCCACGGCGTCAAGCGCGGTGAGCTGCACAGCGTCGTGGACGAGGAGTTCGACGCCCGCTACTGGGAGACCGTCGCCCGCCGCGAGGCCCGTGAACCGCTCCAGCACATCACCGGCCGGGTCTTCTTCCGGTATCTGGAACTCCAGGTCGGGCCAGGGGTGTTCGTGCCCCGCCCGGAGACCGAGTCCGTCGTCGGCTGGGCGATAGACGCGGTCCGCGCGATGGACGTGGTGGAGCCGCTGATCGTCGACCTCTGCTCCGGATCGGGCGCCATCGCGCTCGCCATGGCGCAGGAGGTGCCGCGCTCGCGTGTGCACGCCGTGGAGCTGTCCGAGGACGCCCTCACCTGGACGCGGCGGAACGCCGAGGGGTCCAGGGTCACCGTGCACCGCGGCGACGCCCTGACGGCCCTCCCGGACTTCGACGGGCAGGTCGACCTGGTGATCTCCAACCCGCCGTACATCCCGCTCACCGAGTGGGAGTACGTGGCGCCCGAGGCCCGTGACCACGACCCGGAGATGGCGCTTTTCTCCGGCGAGGACGGCCTCGACACCATCCGCGGCATCGAACGCACCGCGCACCGGCTGCTGCGGCCGGGCGGCCTGGTGGTGGTCGAGCACGCGGACACCCAGGGCGGCCAGGTCCCGTGGATCTTCAGCGAGGAGGCCGGCTGGGCGGACGCGGCCGACCACCCGGACCTGAACAAGCGCCCGCGCTTCGCGACGGCCCGCAAGGCGTTGCCGTGA
- the prfA gene encoding peptide chain release factor 1 → MFEAVEELVGEHADLEKKLADPSVHSDQAHARKLNKRYAELTPIIGAYRAWKRTGDDIGTAREFAADPTDPSAGEFAAEVKVLEKQREELTDKLRLLLVPRDPSDDKDVILEIKAGAGGDESALFAGDLLRMYLRYAERVGWKTEIIDATESELGGYKDVQVAVKTKGGNGATEPGQGVWAKLKYEGGVHRVQRVPSTESQGRIHTSAAGVLVTPEAEEVDVEIHTNDLRIDVYRSSGPGGQSVNTTDSAVRITHLPTGVVASCQNEKSQLQNKEQAMRILRSRLLAAAQEEAERNAADVRRSQVRTVDRSEKIRTYNFPENRISDHRVGFKAYNLDQVLDGELTAVIQACVDADSAAKLAAA, encoded by the coding sequence ATGTTCGAGGCGGTCGAGGAACTGGTCGGCGAGCACGCCGACCTGGAGAAGAAGCTCGCCGACCCGTCGGTCCACTCGGACCAGGCGCACGCCCGCAAGCTCAACAAGCGGTACGCCGAGCTGACCCCGATCATCGGGGCGTACCGCGCCTGGAAGCGGACCGGGGACGACATCGGGACGGCCCGCGAGTTCGCCGCCGACCCCACCGACCCGTCGGCCGGCGAGTTCGCCGCCGAGGTCAAGGTGCTGGAGAAGCAGCGCGAGGAGCTGACCGACAAGCTGCGGCTGCTGCTCGTCCCGCGCGACCCCAGCGACGACAAGGACGTCATCCTGGAGATCAAGGCGGGCGCGGGCGGCGACGAGTCCGCCCTGTTCGCGGGCGACCTGCTGCGGATGTATCTGCGCTACGCCGAGCGCGTCGGCTGGAAGACCGAGATCATCGACGCCACCGAGTCCGAACTCGGCGGCTACAAGGACGTCCAGGTCGCCGTGAAGACCAAGGGCGGCAACGGCGCGACCGAGCCCGGCCAGGGTGTCTGGGCGAAGCTGAAGTACGAGGGCGGGGTGCACCGCGTCCAGCGCGTCCCGTCCACCGAGTCCCAGGGCCGCATCCACACCTCGGCGGCCGGGGTCCTCGTGACACCGGAGGCGGAGGAGGTCGACGTGGAGATCCACACCAACGACCTGCGTATCGACGTCTACCGCTCCTCGGGACCCGGTGGCCAGTCCGTCAACACGACCGACTCCGCCGTCCGGATCACCCACCTGCCCACCGGTGTCGTCGCCTCCTGCCAGAACGAGAAGAGCCAGCTCCAGAACAAGGAGCAGGCCATGCGTATCCTGCGCTCGCGGCTGCTCGCCGCCGCGCAGGAGGAGGCCGAGCGCAACGCGGCCGACGTCCGGCGCAGCCAGGTGCGGACCGTCGACCGTTCGGAGAAGATCCGTACGTACAACTTTCCGGAAAACCGGATCTCGGACCACCGGGTCGGCTTCAAGGCGTACAACTTGGACCAGGTGCTCGACGGAGAGCTGACGGCCGTGATCCAGGCGTGCGTCGACGCCGACTCGGCGGCGAAGCTCGCGGCGGCCTGA
- the rpmE gene encoding 50S ribosomal protein L31, whose translation MKRDIHPTYVETQVSCTCGASFTTRSTIESGSVRAEICSECHPFYTGKQKILDTGGRVARFEARFGKAAAGSANK comes from the coding sequence TTGAAGCGCGACATCCACCCCACGTACGTCGAGACCCAGGTCAGCTGTACCTGCGGTGCGTCGTTCACCACTCGCAGCACCATCGAATCGGGCTCCGTCCGTGCCGAAATCTGCTCCGAGTGCCACCCGTTCTACACGGGCAAGCAGAAGATCCTCGACACCGGTGGCCGTGTGGCCCGCTTCGAGGCCCGCTTCGGCAAGGCTGCCGCCGGCTCCGCCAACAAGTAG